Part of the Arthrobacter sp. MMS18-M83 genome is shown below.
GGTCCACATGCCAATGACCACGCAGACTGGTTTTCCGTGCCACTCCTCCGGCAGGAACGGTACGGGAGGCCCTTGGTGGAAGCCCAGGAACGCCCCGAATTCCTCAGGGGCAGTGTCCATGTAGTCGCGGTAGAACTTCGCAACGGTCTCAGCGTGCTCCATGCCGTAGATGATGATCGCAGCGTGGACCATGTCCACGGGGTGCAGCTTGTACTCCAGGGACGTCACTACTCCGAAATTTCCTCCGCCTCCCCGCAGCGCCCACAAAAGATCCTCGTTCCGGGTCTCGCTGACGGTCACGAACTTGCCGTCCGCTGTCACCACGTCAGCGGAGATCAGGTTGTCACACGACAGTCCGTGCTTGCGGGCAAGATAGCCGATGCCGCCACCCAGGGTCAGGCCTGCGATGCCGGTGGACCCCACGATCCCGCCGGTGGTGGCCAACCCGAAGGCATGGGTGGCGTGGTTGAAATCTGCCCAGGTCGTTCCCGCTTCGGCACGGGCTGTACCGGCTTCGGGGTCCACACGCACTCCGGTGCGGTTGACGAAATCGATGACAAGGGCATCGTCCCAGGTCCCGAAACCGGGAGCGCTGTGGCCGCCGCCGCGGATGGCCAAGGGCAGGGAATTGTCCCGGGCGAAATTCACGCTTGCAATGACGTCCGCTACCTGGGCCACACGGACAACCCCTGCCGGACGTTTGTCGATCATCCCGTTATAGACGGCACGGGCGGAATCATAGTCAGGATCGCTTGGGGTGACGAGTTGCCCACGGAGCTGTTCTCGCAGTCCGTCCAGGGCTGTTCCATTCATGGGTGTTACCGCCGATTCTCTTCATGAGACCGGAATAGTTCCACCCGCCGCTGCCCCACCAGACCAACGGCCGGGGCTTACGTCGTCATGCCTACACCCAGGGCAGCGGCGGCGTCAAGGGTTCACCCAACTGACTGGCAGTCGTTGTCGTTATGAGGGCTCACAACGACAACAACTGCGAGTTAGTTGGGCTAGCCGCCAGCTATTCGCTGACTACCAACGTGTCCGGACCACGGAGCTTCGCTTTGCCCAGCTCGAGCAGCGGATCCACGACTGCGCGCACAGCCGTCATGGAATCGTCCACTTCAAGGAGCACCGGATGCTGGTAGGCAATAAGCGCCAGCAAATCACGGACTGCCTCGCGGGCCTCGTCATCCTGCAAACGCGGTTCGTGGCCCAGGAACACTTCCGAGGGTTCATCCGAGCTGCCCTGGGCATAGCTGATGGCGAAGGCCTGCAACTTGCCCTTGCGGGTGGCCGGAACGCCCGAACCAAAAGCACTGGCCTTCGGAGCGCGCAGCACGACGGCACCGTGCGCCCCCGTCAGCTCGTCAAGGAACAGCCGCTGCACCGTGGGGATGCCGAGTTCGCCCGGGCTGTCCCAGTGGTGGACTGCGGTGTAGTACCGGCCGACGAGGTCGCTCAGTTCCACGGATCCCGTGGCGAGGTCTTCAATCTGCTCGGAAGCCGCTTCCTCGGAACCGTCGCCAAACACCGGAAGCCTCAACGGCTCCGGATCCACCACCACAAGCTGTGAGCGCTGGATGGGCGCGAGCCCTGCCCACTCGGCGAAAGCGGCACCGGAAGTGCCGGGCTCCACCTTGCTGCGCAGCTTGGTAACCCCCGACGGCGACTGTTCGGCCTCGCGTCGCAGCATGGTGAGGAGCGTGGCCCCTATCCCGCTCCGGCGGTGATCCTTGGCAACCTCGATGTAGGCCCAGAGGCGTTCCGGGTGCAGGGAAGCTTCGTGGACCACGCCGGCAGCCACCGGGATGCCGATGCCGTCAACAACGTCTTCCGCCACGATGCACCGGCGCCAAGGCTGGCCTTCGCCGCCGTTGCCCGATGGCGCCAGTGCTGGCCGGAACTGCTGGACCGGCAGGGTCTCTGGCCCACCCCACATTTCCAGGAGCGCCAGATCGTCGCCATCACGCCATTCGCGGTACTCGATTGACACGCTTAAGCGCCGATCAGTCGTGCGGCCAAGTAGCCCTCAACCTTGTCGAGCGAGACGCGTTCCTGGCTCATGGTGTCACGCTCACGGATCGTGACCGCCTGGTCGTCAAGGGTGTCGAAGTCCACTGTGATGCAGAACGGAGTACCGATCTCGTCCTGGCGACGGTAGCGGCGGCCGATTGCGCCGGCGTCGTCGAAGTCGATGTTCCAGTTCTTGCGCAGCTGGGCGCCCAGGTCCTTCGCCTTCGGGGACAGATCCTCGTTCCGGCTCAGGGGAAGCACGGCTGCCTTGACGGGGGCAAGTCGCGGGTCGAGCCTCAGGACAGTGCGGACGTCGACGCCGCCCTTAGTGTTGGGGGCCTCGTCCTCTGTGTAGGCGTCAATCAAGAAGGCCATGAAGGAGCGGGTCAGGCCGGCCGCGGGCTCGATTACGTACGGGGTGTAACGCTCATCGGTGGCCTGGTTGAAGTAGCTCAGATCCTGGCCTGATGCTTTCGAGTGAGTGGTCAGGTCGAAGTCGGTCCGGTTGGCGATGCCCTCGAGCTCGCCCCACTCGGAGCCCTGGAAACCGAAGCGGTATTCGATGTCCGTGGTGCCTTTGGAATAGTGGCTCAGTTTGTCCAGAGGGTGCTCGAAGAAGCGCAAGTTCTCTGGCCGGATGCCCAGATCGGTGTACCAGGACATGCGTTCCTTCATCCAATACCGGTGCCATTCCTCGTCCGTGCCTGGCTCGACGAAGAATTCCATTTCCATCTGCTCGAACTCGCGGGTACGGAAGATGAAGTTGCCCGGCGTGATCTCGTTGCGGAAGGACTTGCCGATCTGGCCGATGCCGAACGGCGGCTTCTTGCGCGACGTGGTAAGTACGTTGCTGAAGTTCACGAAGATTCCCTGCGCGGTTTCCGGGCGCAGGTAGTGCAGGCCTTCTTCGCTGGTCACCGGCCCGAGGTAGGTCTTGAGCAGGCCGGAGAACTCCTGCGGTTCGGTCCATTCGCCACGGGTGCCGCAGTTGGCGCAGGCGATGTCCTTGAGGCCGTTTTCGGCCGGACGGCCCTTCTTTTCCTCGTACTCTTCTTCGAGGTGGTCTGCGCGGTAGCGCTTGTGGCAGGAAAGGCACTCGACCAGCGGGTCCGAGAACACCTCCACGTGGCCGGAAGCTTCCCATACCTGGCGCGGCAGGATCACGGAAGAATCCAGGCCAACAACATCCTCGCGGCCACGGACCACGCTCTGCCACCATTGGCGCTTGATGTTTTCCTTCAACTCGGCACCCAGGGGGCCGTAGTCCCACGCAGAGCGGGAGCCACCATAGATTTCACCGGCCTGGAACACGAAGCCCCTCCGCTTGGAGAGGGAAATGACCTGGTCGAGGACGGATTTTGCTGCCATGGGTACTCCAATGTTCTACAGGGCCGCTGGGTGCGGTCCGCGGTTGTGCGCGAAGGTAGTGCTTTGCAGGAAGCTGCGTGTCCTAGCCTACCGGCCTTTGGCCGCTGTCCTTCTTCCGGGATTGGCCTGCCTGCCCCCGGACGGAACCGCGGGAAGCGAGCGCACCCCTCGGCCAAGGCAACGTGGCCACGATAATGGCGGACAGCGTCAACAAGGTGCCGAGGACCGTGGGCAAGGCCACCACCGTTCCGGGTGCCGGGACGACCAGGTCCAGCGCGAGCGATCCGAGCAACTGCCCGGCGATCATCCCCAGCCCCGTCACCAGGACACCCAGGCTGCGGACCAGCAAGGCCGCGAGCCCGATGAAGACGCACCCCATGGGCCCGCCCAGGTAGTACCACCATTCAGCAGGCAGGGCGTGGCCGGGACCTACCAGAAGCAGTTTGATGAGCCAGGCGACCCAGAGGATGACTGCTCCGGCGACGAAGTTCACCAGAGTGGCGGCGATGGGGCTGCCGTAATGCACGGTCGCTGTGCCGTTCATGGCTTGCTGGAAACTCATGAGGCAGCCCGCCACGACCGGCAACAGGATGGGGAGCACCAAGGATCCGACGTCGGTGGCCGCCCCGAGGCGCGGCGAGACGGCCCAGACGACGGCGGCAATCGTCAGGACGCTACCGAGGATCCGGACACCGGTGATCGAACGCTTGCCGCCCGGCCCGATGCCGAGCCGGTCCACGAGCAGTCCGCTAAGGGTTTGACCCGTCACTGCGGCGACCGTGAAGAGGGCCACCCCGAGCAAGCCAACGGTGAACGATTGGGCAAACACGAAAAGGGCGCCGATCCCGCCTGCCAGGACGTAGAACCGCGGGAAGCTGCGCTCCTTGAGGGCGGGCAGGATCTGCCGCAGGGCGGCGCGGCCCTTGGGGACCGCCAGTCCGATCGCGGCGATCAGTACCAGCCCGGTGGTGAAGCTCACGACGGCGGCCGCGATCCCGTCGTCGAGCGTTGCTCCCAGCGCCCCGTTGATCCGGCCCTGAAGGGGAATCACAAGTCCAGTGGCCACGGCAAGTAGCAGGCCGGTGAGCAAGGGAAGGGAAGTTCGGGAGGTACTTCGGGAAGTACTTCGGGAGGCAGGGCGGGACGATGGCGGCACTTTCACCACCCTACTTCAGGCATCATTGCTTGTATGAGCAACCCGGAAATTCAAGAAATCCCCATCCGCGACGACATGATCCGCCTCGGCCAGCTCCTGAAGCTCGCCAACCTGGTGGAGGACGGCGTGGAGGCCACCGAGCTCATCAAAAACGGGCTGGTCAAAGTCAACGGAGAGATCGACGATCGACGCGGCCGCCAGCTCCATGCAGGCGACACTGTGACCGTCAACGGACAAACCGTGCGGATCATCACGGAGTCCTAGGCAACGCGGGGTCACTTATGGCCCATTACGTGCCTCAGAATGGGCCATAAGTGACCCCGCGTTGCTTTCAGAGGGACGTGAGGACCTTGTGCTCCAGGAATTCGCCCACGTGGCCGATTTCCTGCTGGTTGATGCCGTGCCACATGCCGGTGTAGAGCACCTTGGTAAGGTCCGTGTGCTTCCGGACCCACCCTATGGTGTATTCGATCTTGTCCGGGGTAATGACTGGATCCTGCTGGTCCCTTCCCCAGAAGAGCGGCACCGAACCGTCCAGTTCGGCGTCGCGGAACGTGGGGTCGGCATCGGCGTCGACCGCGAAGCCTGAAAGCCCGACGACGGCGGCAAAGTCCGCCGGCCGCTGCCGGAGCAGTGAGGTGGCCATAGCCATGCCCATGGAGAACCCGAGGAGCGTCACCGAACTGTGGTTGGACTTGAACGGGTCCAACCAGGAAAACACATACTCGGCTGCGGCCTTGACGGCGTCGAGCGAGTAGTCGATGGACGCAGTGAGCGGGAACCACGTGAAGCCCGGGCCGGTGGCGATCGGGGCGCGGAGCGAGGCGACGACGAACTCCTGGGGCAGCAGGCTTGCGAGGCTAAAAAGGTCTTGCTCGTTGGATCCATAACCGTGCAACAGGACCAGCAACGGCTTTCCAGCCCGTTCCTCCTCTTCGTGGGACCACAAAACGACCGGGGCGGGAAAGGCGGAAGCTTGACTCATGGGACTATTCTTACAGTTACCCATGAGTAACAAGCTACGGGCGCGTAGCGTTGCAGCAAAAGGCGGGATATGGACGTGAGTGACACTGATTCCACGGTGGGGCATGGCTCGGATGAGCGGATTCATCCGTGGACCCGCTACGTGGCTTTGGGTGATTCGTTTACCGAGGGCATCGGCGACCCCGAGCCCAACAGTCCGGGCGGACATCGCGGCTGGGCTGACAGGGTGGCCGAGGAACTGAGCCGCGGTCACAGCGATTTCGCCTACGCCAACCTGGCGATCCGGGGGCGCCTGCTCCAGCAGATCGTGGACGAACAACTTGGCCCGTGCATGGACCTCAAGCCGGACCTCGTAAGCATCTCCGCAGGCGGCAACGACCTCATTCGTCCCGGTGGCGATCCCGATGCCCTGGCCGAGAAACTCGACGCCACGGTACAGACCCTGAGTTCCGAAGGCGCCACCGTGGTTCTATTCAACGGCCCGGACACCGTGTCGTCGGTTCTTGGGCGGATCCGCGGCAAGGTTGCCATCTACAACGAGAACCTGCGGACTGTAGCCGCACGCCATGACGCCGTGGTGGCGGATATGTGGTCCCTGCGGCAACTTTCCAACTCGCAGATGTGGGATGAAGACCGCCTTCATTTCTCGCCACTTGGCCACCACACGATCGCCACCATGGTCCTCGATTCCCTCAACGTTCCGCATAATCTCGAGCCGCTCCAGCCCAAGCCGCTCCCACAGCGCAGCTGGCGGGAAGCGCGCTCCGGCGACTTCGTGTGGGCACGGGAGTATTTTGTTCCGTGGGTCATCCGCCGGATCCGGCACCAATCCTCCGGCGACGGGATCCTGCCAAAACGCCCGACGCCGGGACCCGTCTTCGGTCCGGCCGACTCCGTTTTGCCCCGAAACTGACGGAGGACCAGGACGCTGCCACAGGGGCCGGGGATAAGCTGGAGAAAGACCTAGGAGGCCTCCACCGTGAACAATTTGATCTTCTGGATCATCGTCTGCTCTTGGCTAATTCCCATGGGGATCCGCATGTACAACCGTTCGCGCCAACGTAGGATCAGGGACTTCCCTCCGCAGAATTACCCAGGACAGAACTACCCTGGTCAGAACTACCCGGGCCCTCCGCAGAACTACCCCTACGGATACCCGGAGCAACCCCCGGTAATCATCCCGGCTGAGCCGCAGCCTCCGGTGGCGACGCCCGCACCACAGGCCGCTCCGCCGTCGTCGGCCATTCCCCAGCCGGACACGGCACCCCATGGCTACCGGGCCCGGAAACTTGCCGAACTGGACCAGCAGTACAGCGACGGGAAAATTGCCATGGAGGACTACATGAAGCTCCGCCAGGAGATCATGAACGGCTGATTCGGCCGAAGAAGGCCTCCCGCAGTTGGGGGCCGAGCTGGCCGATCTCAGTGAGGAACCCGTCGTGGCCGATGGGCGCTTCGATGACGTGCACGCAGACGTCGCCGGGCAAGGCCTTGGCCAGTTCGTGGGATTGCTCCGGAAAGTAGAGCCGGTCCGAGTCCACCGCGGCAACAAAGAACGTGGCAGTGGCCACGGACAGGGCATCCTCCAGGGCACCCCGGCCGCGGGTGATGTCGTGGCTCATGAGCGCCTCGGTGATGGCGATGTAGCTGTTGGCGTCGAAGCGCTGGACCAGTTTGCTTCCCTGATGGTCGAGGTAGCTCTCCACCTGGTACCGGCCCCGGTCCCCCAACGCGGGAGCCTGGAGGGGCGCTTCACCGCCCTGTGCATTCCGGCCGAAGCGGAAATCCAGTTCTTCCGCTGAGCGGTAGGTGATGTGGGCGATCCGCCGGGCGAGGGCCAATCCCGCCTCGGGCGCGCGCTGGCCATAGTAGTCACCACCGTTGAAATCGGCGTCCTGCCGGATGGCGAGCGTCTGGGCCTGCGCGAACGCGATCTGCTCGGCAGTGCTGTACGCCCCGATTGAAATCACGGCACATCGCTTCACGCGGTCCGGATAGCTGACCGCCCATTCCAGGGCACGCGCACCGCCCATGGATCCGCCCACCACCGTGTGCCAGCTATGGATCCCCAAGGCGTCGGCCAGCCGGGCTTCCGCCGTGGTGCTGTCCCGCAGCGTCACCAGCGGGAAACGGGAACCCCACGGCTTGCCATCGGGCGCGCTCGACGACGGCCCGGTGCTGCCGTAGCAGCCTCCCACGATGTTGACGGAGACGACGAAGTAGTGGTCCGTGTCAATGGTTGCCCCGGGTCCAACGAGTTGCTCCCACCAGCCTTCTTCGTCGCTTTCGCCACGGGCCACATGCGTGCTGCCGGTCAGGGCATGTTCTACCAGCACGGCGTTAGAAGCATCCGCGTTGAGCCGCCCCCACGTCTCGTACGCAAGGACGACGTCCGGGAGAAAACCTCCGGCCTCCAGTTCGAGTCCACCCACGGAAACATACTTGAGCTTTCCGTCCTGGGTGCCGGAAAGGGGTATGGCTGTTGCAGCAATTGTCATTCGTTGACACCTCACATCGCGCTTGCCCGCCGCCAACAAAGCGAAGGGCCAGGTCTTCACCCGGGGCACCCCACCGCGAGAGGAGGGTTGCCGGCCAGCAAGCCGGGGCTGTCACTGGCACTCATGACCTAATACAAAGAGTCTAGGAAAACCGGACCCCTTCTGACGAAGATTATGACATCTATGTGACACTTGGCCGCGTTTTGTTCATGGAAGCGGGCCCGGAGAGGCCAGTTACCGAAGGGGAGCATGATGCGCGTGTGACTCGATAGAATCAGGTACGGCAGTCTGCATATGGTCCATGCCAACAACACGCAAGGCAATTTCAATCTCAGGAGGATCCATGCGCTTCGCCCAGCGCCTGGCCATAGCTACAACGGCGCTCCTGATGGTGCCTCTGGGCTTATTACCACCAGCCGCGGCCCAGGCCGCACCCGCCCGGCAGGCCAGCGTTGAAACGAACCCGTCCAGCGACGTCAGCGTGGACTCACTCGAGCCCGACACGACCGCCGGCGAAGCGCGCTACATTGTGCGGTACACCGACGGGTCCGATGTTGCGGGAGAGACGGCATCGTTGCGGTCTCAAGGCGTCCGTGTTGGGAAGACGTTCTCACATGCGGTCAAGGGCGCAGTCGTGGCGGCCACCGCCCAGAAAGCCGCAGAATTGTCCAGGTCCGCCGGTGTTGCTGCCGTCGAACGTGACACGCCAGTGAGGATTGACACTACGCAGGACGGTGCTCCTTGGGGTCTGGATCGCAGCGATCAGCGCAC
Proteins encoded:
- a CDS encoding RNA-binding S4 domain-containing protein translates to MSNPEIQEIPIRDDMIRLGQLLKLANLVEDGVEATELIKNGLVKVNGEIDDRRGRQLHAGDTVTVNGQTVRIITES
- a CDS encoding SGNH/GDSL hydrolase family protein gives rise to the protein MDVSDTDSTVGHGSDERIHPWTRYVALGDSFTEGIGDPEPNSPGGHRGWADRVAEELSRGHSDFAYANLAIRGRLLQQIVDEQLGPCMDLKPDLVSISAGGNDLIRPGGDPDALAEKLDATVQTLSSEGATVVLFNGPDTVSSVLGRIRGKVAIYNENLRTVAARHDAVVADMWSLRQLSNSQMWDEDRLHFSPLGHHTIATMVLDSLNVPHNLEPLQPKPLPQRSWREARSGDFVWAREYFVPWVIRRIRHQSSGDGILPKRPTPGPVFGPADSVLPRN
- a CDS encoding alpha/beta hydrolase, with the protein product MSQASAFPAPVVLWSHEEEERAGKPLLVLLHGYGSNEQDLFSLASLLPQEFVVASLRAPIATGPGFTWFPLTASIDYSLDAVKAAAEYVFSWLDPFKSNHSSVTLLGFSMGMAMATSLLRQRPADFAAVVGLSGFAVDADADPTFRDAELDGSVPLFWGRDQQDPVITPDKIEYTIGWVRKHTDLTKVLYTGMWHGINQQEIGHVGEFLEHKVLTSL
- a CDS encoding GNAT family N-acetyltransferase — encoded protein: MSIEYREWRDGDDLALLEMWGGPETLPVQQFRPALAPSGNGGEGQPWRRCIVAEDVVDGIGIPVAAGVVHEASLHPERLWAYIEVAKDHRRSGIGATLLTMLRREAEQSPSGVTKLRSKVEPGTSGAAFAEWAGLAPIQRSQLVVVDPEPLRLPVFGDGSEEAASEQIEDLATGSVELSDLVGRYYTAVHHWDSPGELGIPTVQRLFLDELTGAHGAVVLRAPKASAFGSGVPATRKGKLQAFAISYAQGSSDEPSEVFLGHEPRLQDDEAREAVRDLLALIAYQHPVLLEVDDSMTAVRAVVDPLLELGKAKLRGPDTLVVSE
- the metX gene encoding homoserine O-acetyltransferase MetX, with the translated sequence MTIAATAIPLSGTQDGKLKYVSVGGLELEAGGFLPDVVLAYETWGRLNADASNAVLVEHALTGSTHVARGESDEEGWWEQLVGPGATIDTDHYFVVSVNIVGGCYGSTGPSSSAPDGKPWGSRFPLVTLRDSTTAEARLADALGIHSWHTVVGGSMGGARALEWAVSYPDRVKRCAVISIGAYSTAEQIAFAQAQTLAIRQDADFNGGDYYGQRAPEAGLALARRIAHITYRSAEELDFRFGRNAQGGEAPLQAPALGDRGRYQVESYLDHQGSKLVQRFDANSYIAITEALMSHDITRGRGALEDALSVATATFFVAAVDSDRLYFPEQSHELAKALPGDVCVHVIEAPIGHDGFLTEIGQLGPQLREAFFGRISRS
- a CDS encoding glycine--tRNA ligase; protein product: MAAKSVLDQVISLSKRRGFVFQAGEIYGGSRSAWDYGPLGAELKENIKRQWWQSVVRGREDVVGLDSSVILPRQVWEASGHVEVFSDPLVECLSCHKRYRADHLEEEYEEKKGRPAENGLKDIACANCGTRGEWTEPQEFSGLLKTYLGPVTSEEGLHYLRPETAQGIFVNFSNVLTTSRKKPPFGIGQIGKSFRNEITPGNFIFRTREFEQMEMEFFVEPGTDEEWHRYWMKERMSWYTDLGIRPENLRFFEHPLDKLSHYSKGTTDIEYRFGFQGSEWGELEGIANRTDFDLTTHSKASGQDLSYFNQATDERYTPYVIEPAAGLTRSFMAFLIDAYTEDEAPNTKGGVDVRTVLRLDPRLAPVKAAVLPLSRNEDLSPKAKDLGAQLRKNWNIDFDDAGAIGRRYRRQDEIGTPFCITVDFDTLDDQAVTIRERDTMSQERVSLDKVEGYLAARLIGA
- a CDS encoding FAD-binding oxidoreductase gives rise to the protein MNGTALDGLREQLRGQLVTPSDPDYDSARAVYNGMIDKRPAGVVRVAQVADVIASVNFARDNSLPLAIRGGGHSAPGFGTWDDALVIDFVNRTGVRVDPEAGTARAEAGTTWADFNHATHAFGLATTGGIVGSTGIAGLTLGGGIGYLARKHGLSCDNLISADVVTADGKFVTVSETRNEDLLWALRGGGGNFGVVTSLEYKLHPVDMVHAAIIIYGMEHAETVAKFYRDYMDTAPEEFGAFLGFHQGPPVPFLPEEWHGKPVCVVIGMWTGDPGEGPARWQPFLDVAPVAGSLVGPMPYPALNSAFDPLLPKGMQAYWKADFLSELNDGAIAAHLEYGSKVPSVQTSVHVYPIDGAVQRVGQTDTAFVNRGVKFSPVIACMWNDPADNAANIDWVRSYSAALRPYSSPGGYINFMDGDDQGRISENYGVNYERLQAIKGKYDPENLFHVNQNIKPA
- a CDS encoding DMT family transporter, with the translated sequence MVKVPPSSRPASRSTSRSTSRTSLPLLTGLLLAVATGLVIPLQGRINGALGATLDDGIAAAVVSFTTGLVLIAAIGLAVPKGRAALRQILPALKERSFPRFYVLAGGIGALFVFAQSFTVGLLGVALFTVAAVTGQTLSGLLVDRLGIGPGGKRSITGVRILGSVLTIAAVVWAVSPRLGAATDVGSLVLPILLPVVAGCLMSFQQAMNGTATVHYGSPIAATLVNFVAGAVILWVAWLIKLLLVGPGHALPAEWWYYLGGPMGCVFIGLAALLVRSLGVLVTGLGMIAGQLLGSLALDLVVPAPGTVVALPTVLGTLLTLSAIIVATLPWPRGALASRGSVRGQAGQSRKKDSGQRPVG